CGGAAAAGTTATCTGTGGCGTCCAGTATGTCATCAAAGTCGAAGACCGAAAACTCTGACAGCTCGGTTTCCATTTCCCAAACCGGGTGTTCATCTCCTCCTTGCTGCTGCAAGTTGTTGTTGGTACGCTTGTTTTCTCGTAATACTCTGACATTGCCTGCACGACGTACAGTAAGAGAGATCTGGCTATGATCGAGGATATACAGTCTACAGTAGAGATATCAGTAATCGTCTTCGCTCTGTTCAGCTAGTTTGTTAGCCAGTTAGCCAGTAGTATTTTTGTCACATCAAATCAGCATTAGCCATCAACCATCAGctagccagcagtacttttctctcataacaaatcagcatcagctacCGCCAGCCGAACAAAACGTTTAGGAAGGTTATTTAGTTAAAAATAAACTAATTTGGTTGTCCTGAACCTCATATATTTCAGAATTAATGGATGGAGGTAGTAGTAAATAAAGGAACGAAGAGGGCACCTTTCGTATATCTCATACttgatcgccgccgccgacagtaGAAGACGGCGAAGCAGAGCAGCACTAGAAGCGTCGCCACGATCAGGAGAATCACCCAGAGCGGCCTAGCTCTATTCGCACCGTCGTCGGTGGCCGGAGCCGGCGGGACGGCAGACGACGAGGACGGCATGATCCGAACCATGGAGGCGTTGTCATCGTTGAAGAACCTCGTGGTGTCGTACCTGAGGTTGCAGCGCAGGACGAGGATGCGGCCCCCCTGGCGCACCGACGTGGTGGCGTTGAGCAGGCCGACGAGCCCCCGCAGGCACGCCAGGCAGTCGCCGGCGGACAGGTCCGGCGTGCACTGCGCCGTGGAGTAGAGCGTCGtcccgacggcgccgccggagccgtcCATGAAGGCGGTGACGAACCTCCCGCTCCTGCCGGCCGCCAGCTGGGCGGCCTGGCTCAGCATgtcgcggacggcggcgcccaCCGCGGCGGGGTCAGCGTCGGCGCCGGAGATGCTCGCCTGGTTCCAGGACTGGAACAGGGTGTCTTGCGCGACCGCAGAGGCGGTTGTGTTGGCGAGGATGCCGCTGCTGTTGGAGAAGCCGAGGAGGCAGTCGTCGTCGTacacggcggcggccttggcgttGGGGCAGCCCTGCTGCGCGTACCGGAACGTGGCCGCGACGCAGTCCCTGCAGCCGGTGAAGGTGCCGGTCATGTCGCCGCGGCACAGCGCCAGCGCGTACACCGCGTCGGGGGCCCGGccggcggtgccggtggcgaaGAAGtgcgtggaggaggcggaggtgtTGCCGGGGAGGGTCCTGGACAGGGACCCCAGGTTGCTCTGGTAGGTGCCGTTGGCGGTGTAGTTGCCGGCGTCGCCGCACACCGACCCGCCGATCGCTGTGGCCCGCCATGGctgcagcagcaggaagaagaagcagaTGCTGCTGACTACTAGCATCAGCTGGAAGCTGACGACCGCCATGGCTGCTCTGCCCCGCCGACTACGCGGAATTGAATTGAAAATTCAAGAAACAAGAAACGTGCGTTCACTCGTTATTCAtcattactccctccttccccgtttacaaggcatacacgtatatcaagattcaaatcttctcatctttgaccaataatttgactattaaatttttatttttataatacaaatttcatatgattggatttataatcaaacatagtttacaatgattataagtttataatcaaaagtgatataatatataataaataaatgatcaaagtgttgtttagaagaccgtatcatgttccaccatgccttataaacggggaaggagggagtatgatTATCGCTGTCATTGTCGGCCGGGGCTGCGGCTGGTCGATTTGTCTATTGCTTTCTATCAGCAGTCTCTGTAAAGTCAGTCAACGGCCCGCCGTACCCTACCCTACATTGAAACCATGAATCACGCCCGCCACCAATGCATGCATGCCTGGAAAGAGAGATTTTATTCAGCTGGTTCAGTGGTGAGTCAATACCTTACTTTAAAACCGCCTTGATCAGCTGCTGGGAGCCTGAGTGTCAGGATCCAACCAGTAGTCTAAAGTAAAACTGGAAggaaattgaaaggaaaagaacagCACACAGATAAATTTTCACTGGTTACATCAAAGAGAATTTTACATGCATGACATATTAAATGTAGACGAATAAAATAACTTATTACACGAATGAGCCGTAAATTGCGAGAAGAAtttaatgagcatacttaatccataattcgcaacagtgatgttacagtaatcatctgccaattatggattaattacccTCTAATTATCAATTTCTAGgtga
The genomic region above belongs to Panicum virgatum strain AP13 chromosome 8N, P.virgatum_v5, whole genome shotgun sequence and contains:
- the LOC120686272 gene encoding cysteine-rich receptor-like protein kinase 10, which translates into the protein MAVVSFQLMLVVSSICFFFLLLQPWRATAIGGSVCGDAGNYTANGTYQSNLGSLSRTLPGNTSASSTHFFATGTAGRAPDAVYALALCRGDMTGTFTGCRDCVAATFRYAQQGCPNAKAAAVYDDDCLLGFSNSSGILANTTASAVAQDTLFQSWNQASISGADADPAAVGAAVRDMLSQAAQLAAGRSGRFVTAFMDGSGGAVGTTLYSTAQCTPDLSAGDCLACLRGLVGLLNATTSVRQGGRILVLRCNLRYDTTRFFNDDNASMVRIMPSSSSAVPPAPATDDGANRARPLWVILLIVATLLVLLCFAVFYCRRRRSSMRYTKGNVRVLRENKRTNNNLQQQGGDEHPVWEMETELSEFSVFDFDDILDATDNFSEENKLGEGGFGPVYKGQFPDGVEIAVKRLASHSGQGFVEFKNEVQLIAKLQHTNLVKLLGCCSQRDEKILVYEYLPNKSLDFFIFDETRKTLLDWNKRLDIIEGIAEGLLYLHKHSRLRVIHRDLKPSNILLDNEMNPKISDFGLAKIFSSNNTEESTTRRVVGTYGYMAPEYAYEGLFSIKSDVFSFGVLLLEILSGKRNSDSHECGDFINLLGYAWQLYEDERWSEIIDTSLVPMHNSAEIRRCMNIALLCVQENAADRPTMLNVVAMLSSKTKIMAEPKHPANFNVRVGNEVISTTATQPCSINDTTISITTA